The Helianthus annuus cultivar XRQ/B chromosome 15, HanXRQr2.0-SUNRISE, whole genome shotgun sequence genomic sequence tttgcacaAATATAGTAgtaaagcgtttacgcataaccagcatgtaacacgtaaaggggcgaatcaagtaagctatcgacaatgataCAAGCTAACCAATATGACTGCGAGGTAGAGTATGCGCGATACGTGTTCACCGTAGTGAGCACGTAAAGTAAGTAATCCTTAACAACCTCTGAataaacaggtgctgagtccaaactatagtactatcgttgctcaGGGTGGTAGGGCAAGTCATCACTGCGTAAACATAGCAAACAACCATTCAACTATTCACGTATAACATGTGAGAGCGGTTAGCgttttaaaagagtttaagtgttgtgtgcattgtgttttgatagagaacgtatgtaacacccaaaagtgtgttaagagaaaaagggttcgagtatactcacaatgcgTGCTTAACAGTTAAACACGGTCTGGATGGAGTGGAGGTAGCGCCAGATCAGCCTGCGTACGGGAACAGAAGTtcataagtgtcacaccccgatatttccacgtattaccggtgggcccggtggggagtatcgtgacgtagttgatatcatcatagtcaaacaacacaatttaatgcacaacagaagcaaaagataattatattacaaaccgaatgagaatatcaaagtattacaaacggtatGTAAAAGATCCActggcggatcaaataaaagaaaaactgttcaacagactttaggcatctagaactggcaagattccttattaacgccctgagctcccagccaattacgtacagtacctgtcacttaacctttttggaaaatacgtcagtttacactggtaaatacactttaacttactcattttgaaaatgtttaaaaaaattgatttgaatgcacaaggcacaaaaattcttttataacttgggaacaattttattaataaaaatcttgtatccgatttacatgtttgtccaacatttagggccggtgattatacaagccggtcaagattaatagacacaccacaaataaaatctcacaagaagacacccttacgagtgagtatatcttttacataTGCAACAGTAGGTGttctgcctacaccttgtgcttacgttgtggccattcactttttaaaatgcgccaaggatatccaggacacggtcattaacccccaatcttatttgttatcaagcaatacagattaaaacgggattatgcaatttaatcatctccgattaaaaggtttctacacctgaccaagcggtatttttataataccgtatcccaagcccgtataagggaaaataagttaaaagtatttacctgagctagcaatgAAATTTATACttagccgtatattctaatcagcaagcacaagtacttctactggggctctcaatctggaacaaaggttttattaacctattagattcctaacggatcttaTTTAAGttgaaacttagaccggttagttttaaggaaaggtttacggttcaaaatgcaagattaagcgtagaccggattagaatgtgatttagatcCGACAAGTTGGAGACTtttataatatgggtaaactaaacacattctggattttgaagtgaaaatgataaggtttgacccgtttcggttattttatgcaactagttacataaaccgtaccgaacgtgaaaaatgcgtaacgggtaaccataagagtcatatacaggtttcctaagttaatatgccttaaatatgttgtgatatcagtaagataccatccgttatgcccaaaacgaatttaaaaccaatttatgctccgtaggggtattttggtcattttaaaggttataagagagtttaaatattaatctgagtttcaggtctgatataatcagtaaaaatacttaagttaataagttataacagtaggatatTACCTATAtgtaaattttattatttataaccaaactatgcaccgaaggggcattttggtaatttcacatagggcTTAAAGGTCAAAACCGAAAatatgagtttaaaacttttgtttactgttaaagtatataaatttactaaaaatatcagtaggtatcaagtcctATATATTTAAAATAAGTTTTATACATACTATGCACTTAAAACGCGTAAAATgacggttttaagcgatttccgggtttttaaagaaaagttgatatttttatcattacagaaagcttaaaatattttatttatcatataaaatcagtagcaaaaggtttggggtcaaaatgttttgtaaaactcaatttataagtcaaaagggcaaaaccggcaattaccgaatcaaagctagaaccctatgttatgctcagcctaaaaataaataaaaatctttaaaaatcccaaaatattattttatatcagtaggtaaaaagtttggtttcaaaaattgggtttagataggctttatgctaattacgccgtttaattaataaaaagctttctatttacgctattgagcataactcctaatctagacctcaaactgatgtcaaattttaaggacaagtttataaatcagtaataaagattattgtcctctcatatttttaaaattctcgttttagggtcaaaagggcataacggtcaataattaggcatataacggaaaatgTAATGAACAGGATAACTAAGgatccaagttgtataacctcagagggttatactaacctataatatggtcctaaaggaatcctaaggcatatctaaaccaatctaaatcgggtcagaactgaaagtcaaagcaaaagtcaacttttgcgactttcggctccgaaccgagcctatacttagaattgtcggattgaacatgcttaaacatgttcttatattaattaccaagttatttaagtgagaaaactgatttttatGGCTTTTAATTTcatagttatgaattttatttaaaacctaacctgtttgacttttatttgacccgacaattaaactaagtagacgtggtaattaggaggtgcccttttgagggttaatcacctacctaattacggtcacgtagccacgTTCATTACGAACCATGGCTCAAccatttaaaagtcaaagcgtttatcgaaacgtTTGACCTTTCGGCTATAACCGCTAAAcaattaaactaagcacgaaagggGACTTACAAAAGGTCCTATGGACAAAAGGAGGTTCTCAAAAAGGCTCAAGATCCTCTAGAAACCAGAGAGCAAAACAGAAATGAATGAAGGTGCAAGTGAAAGCTAAGAAcaaaggggtatttataggtttttgaggaccgttaggatcgttcctcgataaccGTGATTAAATTTGGTCCGTACACATCATGCCCACTGAATTGGGCAATCTATGGGTGCCCACAACAGCCCATAGATTGAAGCTACAACATGGGGGTTCATACGAAGCTACAACATGCATGTTCGTACGAAGCTACAACTgtttggtacttagactatagactaggtctgtTTTGCATGATtcgacctaattccctatagttatggctctgataccaacctgtcacacccccaaatggatggcggaatcatcgggatgTGGCATGATGCGAatagattgctcaagagaatccataacgactAATTATGACAATATTTAATAAGGTTCAATTTCCCATACAATCAAACAAATATCCTCATAAAACCGTTACGAAATTCAGTAGTTTCTCAAGCAACAAAACAAGACATAACTTGTAATTTATTTTAGGCGGGTTTCTAGACTCCTAGATCATTTCCAGCAGTAAATCCAACAACCTGttacatatgttaaaataaaggtcaatacaataatgtaaaggtgagtacacaagtttgcataaaTATAGTAGTAAAGCGTTTACGAATAACCGGCATGTAACACGTAAAGGGGCgaatcaagtaagctatcgacaatgataCAAGCTAACCAACATGACTGCGAGGTAGAGtattgatgtgtgcaaaatgtaacatataaattacatcaaatgaggtataaaactaacccttttttagtactaatgttggaaaaagtgtgtttttgtcttccttttgaatttacaggaccaaatgagcttaaacgagcaaaaggaacaaatatgcagcaaaaaccaacataaatacaaagaaaaggaataaacgtgacatgcccggcCCTCAATAGCATCCccaaaagcaaaaacaagaaacggAAGACTGACCACAggccgtgcccgctggacacgggggcgtggtcaggtgtctgcagaaaagacaaagctatgGAAGCTTCTACgtccaccacgggggcgtgcccagctcagtaCGGGgtgtggtcaacgctaagatacaCAGGATCTTGCATAATCTtggtagtacagatacgcttctgcccacggggccgtgcccagcgaacacgggccATGTGGAGCCCTATGCTGACAAaagcaattaatgaaggaagagaaagagatggccacgggggcgtgtccgctggacacggggccgtggccgggcttctgttcaggctataaataggggtgcttggctcacttcaaaggcatcccttggcaaaccatcactctcccactttgccaccactccaccaccactacaacacccacatccaccaccatcgtccatcatccaccttagagtgtgtgtagtagtctcgggatccaagattgatcgtaagagttcttgtcaatcaaaggccatgtttggctaagtctcttacatcactaggtgaagacaagtctttaatgtattacttttgatttttaatcttttcgcactttttatttgggtttgtattaatgactttaataactagtttcttatgttgaaggtgaaacttctttatcatttgtccgtggtgtcttggcattactttactgtctatgtAAAGTAAaatatttacaccattcatatctctacggtctatatagagatatgttagctacctggtcaggggttaagggaatggtttagtaaggttcttgccttgttcagtgtatagatcctgcaaggacctgggtcaagcttactaggacctccttcaatacccactggtattggatggcgggggtgcgaatggcttgaccccttcatatgtaaactactattaatacattaaaccggctacttaggattgtatccctgctgactcaaaccacttagccgagggtaacgtcaccttcaaaagaggggcctaccacttttcgcattaataacttaattaattatctttaaatattccgaccctttaggattgtatccttgctgactcaaaccactgggttgagggtaacgtcatcttcaaaagaggggcctactactataactaagataatctcttaaaaagtgcaaaagtgcgaaaatcatcaaaggatacattaaaggcgagtcagatccaagtgattcatcttgtctatctgttttttattttatttttatttctgcatttttagtttttattttttcatgtttaaaatcttttcccaaaaattttagcttgattagacgttgatgataaaccggtattaaaagctcttgtgtctttgggcgacctcggtatcttaccaatgctatactatgcggtgcacttgcccaagtgtgtgtttagcgttagtttttattaaaacttgactaatgcgtaaaatgaATTGAATTATATTTCATTtcaatcatcagggcaaattaccTAAGGATAGCAGGTAAAATGGGCTaaaaatatcaataaaatcatAACACACCTAactagggctggcatatcgtgtatacccgtacccgataagacacgacacgataagacacgatacacgaaaggccatacacgaacacgacacgataagatttcgtgtcctttttttcaaacacgaacacgacacgaacacgacacgatatacacgaaaattacctgttaatacctgttaacgaACACTAAAATAATCACATATTTAGAACCTGTTTAGTGAAACAAAACTCGTCAAAAGTTCACAAACAGCTTAAATAATCCATAAACACCGAATACTTAACAAGTTTAAAACAAAAGTCCATAAACGGCAAATCACAAAAGACTTAAATAATTCAATACATCCATTAAAAACAAGTTCAAAGTTCCCATGGTTCTCTTCTCAGATCTTTAATTCCAACAATTCAAACCTGCACATAATTATACTCATATTTAGCATTGATAATTGGACATAAATTGAGTAATTTTAATTTATCAAACATTACTTGAAACATTTGGAGTAAGTAcctttgattgtttattgttttttagcAACACTACTCGAAGCATTTGGAGTGGTTACCTTAGAATTGTTCATCGAGTTTGAAGCATTTGATTCTCCACTAATATCAAGTGACATTATATCTTCAGTCAGCTCATCTAAATTAACTTCGTTAGAACCTACAAATACAAACAAACATATACTATTAGTGTGATATTATGTTATAAAAACCTTACAAAACTCAAGGAAAAAGGGACATTACAATAATCTCCATATAACCAATCCTTTGTGCATATTAGAGCCTCAACGGTATCTTTACCAAGTGAGCTTCGATGCTCATTAAGAACTCTTCCACTTGCACTAAATGTGGACTCCGATGCGACGGTAGAAACCGGAATTGTCAAAAAGTCTCTTGCCATCCTTGCAAGTGTGGGATATCTAAACTCATTGGCTTTCCAAAATGTCAAAACATCTAAGTTCGAGTTCCTATCAACTCTTGACTCATCCAAATACAATTGCAATTCTGATTTTTTGTTAGCTAGAAAATCTTTACTTTGAAACTGATCAAAATCCTAAAAAAGAATTATAAATAATTAGTAAATGAATACATAAAagattaaaagacaacaatttaaaataatacatattaacaaataaattacCTTAAGTCTAGCTCTAACTCCAAAGACACTTGTTGAATCATCATCTCCCGTTTCGTCAACCCCTTTGCTAGCATCTGAAGTACTTGCGACATTTGAAGTTGTAGAAGAACTACCATCCATATTTAACTCGACATATTCATGAAAAGTAGAGTGCAAAACCTCATCAACATATTCATATTCCTTGCTATCACGCCCATAAACTTGTGAATAACTCCACTCGATAAAGTGCAATTTGTATCTAGGATCCAACACCACAGCTATGGCTAAAGTAAGACTAAAATCAGACCAATATTTCTGAAACTTTGTCATCATCAAGTCAGCCATGTTTCTCATATACTCGTCTTCTGAACCCATACCCTCTTTCAAAGTCAAGTAAGCCATAAAAACATGTGGGTAATACAAGTTTGCAGTTGGATATTTTGTACCCGAAAAAACATTTGTGATACCATAAAACACTCCAAGAAAAGAACACATCTTTCCAATCTTTTCCCACTCTAATGCATTCGGACAATGCTTATAATTAGAATCACTCAATTCTAAATGGCAAAAGGCGCGTCGATAAAAAAGGGCACTATCAAGCATTAAAAAGGTAGAATTCCACCTAGTAACAACGTCTTGCCTTAACCCCTTTTTCCTTTTCAAAGAAAGCAACTGAACACACTCTATAAACTTTTCCTTCCTTTGTTGCGACCCTTTAACATACTTGATACTCTCTCTCACTTTGTAAATACACTCATCAATTTGCTTCAACCCATCTTGCACAATCAAATTCAAAATATGTGCACAACATCTCAAGTGAAAAAAATTACCCCTAGAAACAAGTGGTAATTTTTTATTTAGTTGTTCCCTTAAAAGCCCAATGAAAGTGTCATTAGAAGAAGCATTATCTAATGTcatagaaaatattttattttctatGCCCCACTCTACTAAAATAGAAAACACTTTTTCACACAAAGCAACACCGGTATGAGGTGGTGGCATGAAAGAAAACGATAAAACTCTTTTTTGCAAAACCCATTCTTTATCCATAAAGTGAACTGTAATTGCTAAATACCCATCAGTAGCAATAGACGTCCACAAATCTGAAGTTAGGCATAACCTCCCAGGTGATTCCATAAGCATTTCTTTGACCTTTTCCTTTTCTCTCTTATACATTTTCAGTAAATCAAATTTTACAGTATTTCTAGAGATGATATTGACATCAGGTTGCAGATACTTAAATAAATCTCTAAACCCCTTATAATCAACAAATGACAAAGGTAACTCATGCATAACGATAGCAGCTACAAGCATCTCGCGGAACGTACTTTGAGAAAACGTAGATGACTTTAATTTCATGTCACTATTTAAAATCATTTGACCAACATCTTTAAAACTAGAACCATAGcaagattttatgtgtttcgaatGATTCCCCGTACCTTGCTTGCTATCATATATGATAATATGATTACATTTGTTGCACTTGCTTGGAACTTTTCCACCGACTGCTTTCTTTTTAAGTTTAGTGAAGTATTGCCACACAATAGATCTTTCCTTTCGTTGTCTCTTTACTCCTGATTTGTTATCATCACTATCGTTTGTATCATCTACCTCCACAGAGTGAACTTCATCATCTTCCACATCCATATTCATTGAGCTGTCATTTTCTAGATCAACTTTGATAGAATCCGACTCCACCTACAATAGAGAAAACAAATAAAGTTACACAAAAAATAATACCAAACTTGAACTAAAAGCCATAAAAGTTAGATAAACATACATTGGACTTCTTATCCTTCTTATCCTTCTTCTTTCCCACCTTCTTTTGAGACTCACTCATATTGAGTTTCTTAATCTGTTAGAAAGCATACAAGAAACAATAATCAAGGGGCTGCATCAAATTCCAAAACATAAACTATCTTAATCAGTTGATTAAACCATCTTTATCAGTTAATCTGCAACTCTTAATCAGTTGATAGTGTACAATATCAAAGCAACACAAACTGTAAACATAACAGTAACATAACATAAATATCAATGCGAGCATAACATAAACTAATTGCACATCTCTGGTTACATTTGATAGTTTATTTTATTTCAGGCTTATATTTTATTGTATGTGTTTGGAAATTTCTTTTAACATAAACGTAaatatttctttttaattttttattttattgtttggaAATTTCCATTGTATGTGTTCTGCACTGGTGCGATCAATGTTTGACCTTTAATATACTTCTATTTGACCTTAAAATATAAGCCTGAAATACAAATTCATAAGCCTAATTCATCAAGAACGTTATAAAATTCATCAAAGTGGATGTCAAAAACCAAAAAACGAAACATATATTAAACATTTAAACACTAAAATCATAAAGATTCATCAAACACATACTAAACTGGATGGAAATTAACACAAAGAAGAATAAAAAACATGGGAACTTACTTGAAAGACTTGAGATGGTGACCGGCGATGGTGACCGGCGATGGTGGATGACCGGCGATGGTGACCGGCGATGGATCTGAACGATGTCGGCGATGATACTTGAGAGACTTGAGAGAGATTAGGTCATTAGGGTTTGCTTTTTTTTGAACTAAAGAAGGAATATGATAAGTCAAAGATGATTCACGCTGTGACCTATTATTTCCATCTATTTCACAGggtatattttttatttaattaaaaataaaatcttAACATGTCTTAACGGGTACATAACAGGTAAACAGGTATctaacctgtttagacacgaaaattaacaggttatttcgtgtctacctgtttagtacacgatacctgttaaggtcTTACCTGTTACCTGTTAAAGTCGTGTAGGTacgtgtcgtgtattcgtgtcTCGTGTATAAATTGCCAGCCCTACACCTAACGCATACCAAGTATGCGCGATACTTGTTCACCATAGTGAGCACGTAAAGAAAGTAATCCATAACAACCCCTGAATAAATAGGTACTGAGTCCAAacaatagtactatcgttgctaagggtGGTAGGGCAAGTCATCACTGTACCGACatatttcggtatcggtatcggtacccaGTTTTGGCGAAATTCGGGATTGGGATTTTCGGGATCGGGACGGGATTGGGATTTACTCATCCCTAGTGTAAACATAGCAAACAACTGTTGGAATtaaaccctatcagaggaacaaataattagagccaaaactggatcaggtcaatggatccagaataagcagatgttatgcatacaagtctctccccttgaaagtgatttcaacatctgctgacctcatATCTACTGATCATATGAACTGCtaacctacaactgctgatctagtcaaagactgatgaagaactaaagccctgctgcccaatctactgccttgagtcaagcactactgatcatgacaagtactgctgggttcacaacagtggaaggatgcaacagtagttttgtttactttatgtaatgtattgtaatatcagtagttagcatagcagaggctgtatagatcagaggttagagtttgttaggaggttagatgtcactttcaagGTGACGTCaacttagatgcttcagtggtttgctcgtgcctataaatagaacagtgctctgtactgttctattctattagctctttcaccatcttcttcctgcacgaacaaatattGTGAGCttgggctgagggggagtttgttgcatacttgcatattgtaatcgttgttgaaaataaattcatcattcggttcaatgttaaacttgtatgttaaaagcatttctcctgtttgattgtgaaaagtttgcttccatctaaattccgctgcacaaatcattcatcttcatctttttcaaacgtaaaacacaatcaaaaccaatctcagatcctaacaattggttacagagcttggacagtcaaatttgatttaacaatcattttgacataaatagttcagctcgtaatcgttgatactgatagtttgttcgtttcgttgaaaaaacagagcaaggtttaatcaccattaaagttgattaatcagtgcctgtaaaacaaccaggatgatgtcacaatcacaagatgataaaaataatagtggctctcttttcaaaccacccatgcttaaatgtaatgaatacaacatctgggagagaaggatgggtcacatccttgctcaacagaatagtggatgttggaggtctgttgtttttggtcctcatgttcctatggtgccaagtgctgaggatgcaaagaagttcgttcctaaaccaactgaaaactaaactgattttcaaaagttcgaactcgatgccaaagcatttagcttCATAGCATTTGCATTACCAAATGAAATCTATGCagggctgttacattgtaacagtgccaaagaattatgggatgcattgaaggaacaatttgggggaacggaagaggttattgaaaacaacagggaaattctgaatcagcagtatgaaacattttgtcacatcaagggtgaatcattaacccaacaatttgaatgtttcagctgtctcattagtgaactaaggcttgttaaagttacatttccaaatgcaactcaaaatagcaggttccttagatcattaCCCGAAAagtgggacacaattgcttttgtcaccagaaattcagctgagttcaaagatctgaccctgacccaactccatggtagactcctgacctatgaaagggagttaaaccagaaaaggaagttgcaagagtctggtaaagttgctgatgactattcatttggcagcacagctctgtttggtcagggagaatctggtagcagtggtaaggatcagagttatgatcattttattgacataactgctggtggaaattttaaTAACTcggattctcactctgcaaattatgctttcactgcaaattgtgaaaaccagatgtcagataacttgtgctttgaactcaatgatttgcaacactttgatcccactgacttagaagagatggacatcttgcatcaattggctttgcttagtgttagaacaagcaaattctacaaaagaacagggagaaaattcccaggacTTCATGGGAATTtgagggtggggttggataaatcaaaactaaaatgttacaagtgcaataggctaggtcattttgctagggaatgcaggagtcaaaccactggtccaataataactcatcccagctcaaaccctagacctcaacatcaaagcactgtgcaatatacccaatatacccatgcagcacatgttaacactgctcactatactgcaacccctgtgcctgcgcattatgttcaaaccactgttccccaaattcagtatgttcaagcccctgtccctcaggcacaagtgcaacctgctaCACCTCAATaagctgctccaacagttgtACAACCAGaccaacaaagtttctttacccaaggctttgttgactggagcagcttgcctgatgagcttggtgatgaaaattttgcactctatgcttctaatgacaATTTTAATGATGAagtttgtttgatggcattaaagtcaataccagaaggggttgaaactgaaggtgaacaactaagtgctgaaacagtggatgaatttgctgaagcagtggttactgcagttgctggtgaactactgctgggagaaaattcagaaaccctaattgaaccactgtctgacccctggtccaaagaagacaaagagaaagaggaaaagaagaaagctggtgaggaagaagttagagctaatggagaaggtgatcatcaatgtgattgtgccatgatggttgctgccaaggtatcacctcaagttcttgaaaaactgtgttcagacaaatgtattattgcatttgctaacattaaagaggtaaatgaaaaccttagggataaagtcttgtctgatgaagtcaaatttgaaaagttattaaaagaacttagaaacaaattggctaaaaaagataaagagatcagcagtctcaaagaagagcagagcataaccaaaactcaactccaaactatggtagaaaaataccaagtttgaaaaaaggagttggagtccacccagatcacctgtgaaagatgggtggaatcttgtaaagggtatgaggttatgcttgcaaaacagtttgaaagcaatgtcaagtttggtataggacatagaaaatatgatgatcttgtaaacactgctgaaaaacaagctggttcaactgaaataataccaaccaacaagaatagccaagaggttaaaataactgacaaacttggtaacaaaattactctggaaagatctgtgggatcctcatcTTTTGAAGAGATGGAGAAATATCagtttaaacccacatggtctgatgagtatgacatcctggaaaatttcaaaccaatggatttcacaaccactgatggtgtaaaagctccaaaagcaaaggtcattcctatcaaagatatcccaacagaggttcaaaactctgttgctaaggaatctgagaaaaggaagaaaagagaaaagattaaaaacctgttttgtgatttttgtgaaaataggaatcatctaacaaaagactgttttcatctaaaagcatatgatctaaacaaaacaagtgtcattgtacctgctgaaagctgcaccatctgtggtaaagataaccacaaaactcaaaagtgtgtgtATCTCAAGAACTTTGATataaaaaag encodes the following:
- the LOC110910261 gene encoding zinc finger BED domain-containing protein RICESLEEPER 2-like, with the translated sequence MNMDVEDDEVHSVEVDDTNDSDDNKSGVKRQRKERSIVWQYFTKLKKKAVGGKVPSKCNKCNHIIIYDSKQGTGNHSKHIKSCYGSSFKDVGQMILNSDMKLKSSTFSQSTFREMLVAAIVMHELPLSFVDYKGFRDLFKYLQPDVNIISRNTVKFDLLKMYKREKEKVKEMLMESPGRLCLTSDLWTSIATDGYLAITVHFMDKEWVLQKRVLSFSFMPPPHTGVALCEKVFSILVEWGIENKIFSMTLDNASSNDTFIGLLREQLNKKLPLVSRGNFFHLRCCAHILNLIVQDGLKQIDECIYKVRESIKYVKGSQQRKEKFIECVQLLSLKRKKGLRQDVVTRWNSTFLMLDSALFYRRAFCHLELSDSNYKHCPNALEWEKIGKMCSFLGVFYGITNVFSGTKYPTANLYYPHVFMAYLTLKEGMGSEDEYMRNMADLMMTKFQKYWSDFSLTLAIAVVLDPRYKLHFIEWSYSQVYGRDSKEYEYVDEVLHSTFHEYVELNMDGSSSTTSNVASTSDASKGVDETGDDDSTSVFGVRARLKDFDQFQSKDFLANKKSELQLYLDESRVDRNSNLDVLTFWKANEFRYPTLARMARDFLTIPVSTVASESTFSASGRVLNEHRSSLGKDTVEALICTKDWLYGDYCNVPFSLSFVRFL